A part of Anolis sagrei isolate rAnoSag1 chromosome 3, rAnoSag1.mat, whole genome shotgun sequence genomic DNA contains:
- the ASB11 gene encoding ankyrin repeat and SOCS box protein 11 isoform X1: protein MEDSTILYAFNNIYFAIFALFCFKLLIKISLALLTHFYIVKGNRKEAARIAEEIYGIAPGSWADRSPLHEAAFQGRLLSLKTLIAQGFNVNIVTIDHVSALHEACLGGHVACAKVLLEHGARVNAVTLDGITPLFNACCSGSAACVNMLLEYGARPQLENHFASPIHESAKRGHRECMEILLASDVDMDQEHPQHGTPLYVACWHQRTECVKKLLELGASVDLGKHLETPLHAAARKSSVEIVNLLTDYGANLKYKNSEHKCALDLAAPNSSVEHALLLREGPPRLAQLCRLCIRKCLGRSCLYVIHKLHLPERLEDFLLFR, encoded by the exons ATGGAGGACAGTACGATACTCTATGCTTTTAATaacatttattttgccatttttgctttgttttgtttcaaacTCTTAATTAAAATCTCCTTGGCTTTACTGACCCATTTCTATATTGTGAAAGGGAACAGGAAGGAGGCTGCCAGGATAGCTGAAGAAATCTATGGAATAGCTCCAG GTTCATGGGCAGATAGATCTCCACTTCATGAAGCTGCATTTCAAGGACGCCTGTTGTCTTTGAAAACATTGATAGCACAG GGATTCAATGTGAATATTGTTACAATAGACCATGTTTCTGCCCTTCATGAAGCATGTCTGGGTGGCCATGTTGCCTGTGCGAAAGTATTGCTGGAACATGGTGCTCGG GTCAATGCAGTCACCTTAGATGGGATCACACCTCTGTTTAATGCTTGCTGTAGTGGTAGTGCAGCTTGTGTCAATATGTTGCTTGAATATGGTGCCAGGCCACAGCTGGAGAATCACTTTGCTTCACCAATTCATGAATCTGCGAAAAGAG GCCACAGAGAATGTATGGAGATTCTTTTAGCCAGTGATGTAGATATGGACCAAGAACACCCACAGCATGGAACACCACTTTATGTGGCCTGCTGGCATCAGAGGACGGAATGTGTCAAGAAACTTTTGGAATTAG GAGCTAGTGTTGACCTGGGTAAGCATCTGGAAACACCACTTCATGCCGCAGCTAGAAAATCCAGTGTGGAAATTGTCAACTTGTTAACAGATTACGGGGCCAACTTGAAGTATAAGAATTCTGAACACAAATGTGCCCTTGATCTTGCTGCACCAAACAGCTCTGTTGAACATGCACTGCTGCTTCGAGAAG gCCCTCCTCGACTTGCACAGCTGTGCCGACTGTGCATCCGAAAGTGCTTGGGACGATCGTGTCTTTATGTAATCCACAAACTACACCTTCCTGAACGACTTGAAGATTTTCTTTTGTTCCGATAG
- the ASB11 gene encoding ankyrin repeat and SOCS box protein 11 isoform X2 has protein sequence MSSISDDVREGPYGNYICHMFQGGSWADRSPLHEAAFQGRLLSLKTLIAQGFNVNIVTIDHVSALHEACLGGHVACAKVLLEHGARVNAVTLDGITPLFNACCSGSAACVNMLLEYGARPQLENHFASPIHESAKRGHRECMEILLASDVDMDQEHPQHGTPLYVACWHQRTECVKKLLELGASVDLGKHLETPLHAAARKSSVEIVNLLTDYGANLKYKNSEHKCALDLAAPNSSVEHALLLREGPPRLAQLCRLCIRKCLGRSCLYVIHKLHLPERLEDFLLFR, from the exons ATGTCTTCCATATCTGACGACGTAAGAGAGGGACCTTATGGGAATTACATTTGTCATATGTTTCAGGGAG GTTCATGGGCAGATAGATCTCCACTTCATGAAGCTGCATTTCAAGGACGCCTGTTGTCTTTGAAAACATTGATAGCACAG GGATTCAATGTGAATATTGTTACAATAGACCATGTTTCTGCCCTTCATGAAGCATGTCTGGGTGGCCATGTTGCCTGTGCGAAAGTATTGCTGGAACATGGTGCTCGG GTCAATGCAGTCACCTTAGATGGGATCACACCTCTGTTTAATGCTTGCTGTAGTGGTAGTGCAGCTTGTGTCAATATGTTGCTTGAATATGGTGCCAGGCCACAGCTGGAGAATCACTTTGCTTCACCAATTCATGAATCTGCGAAAAGAG GCCACAGAGAATGTATGGAGATTCTTTTAGCCAGTGATGTAGATATGGACCAAGAACACCCACAGCATGGAACACCACTTTATGTGGCCTGCTGGCATCAGAGGACGGAATGTGTCAAGAAACTTTTGGAATTAG GAGCTAGTGTTGACCTGGGTAAGCATCTGGAAACACCACTTCATGCCGCAGCTAGAAAATCCAGTGTGGAAATTGTCAACTTGTTAACAGATTACGGGGCCAACTTGAAGTATAAGAATTCTGAACACAAATGTGCCCTTGATCTTGCTGCACCAAACAGCTCTGTTGAACATGCACTGCTGCTTCGAGAAG gCCCTCCTCGACTTGCACAGCTGTGCCGACTGTGCATCCGAAAGTGCTTGGGACGATCGTGTCTTTATGTAATCCACAAACTACACCTTCCTGAACGACTTGAAGATTTTCTTTTGTTCCGATAG